A stretch of the Bacillota bacterium genome encodes the following:
- a CDS encoding MBL fold metallo-hydrolase, translated as MIIQWLGHACFAIQLQTGTTIITDPFDQSIGYPLPNLAADYITISHQHYDHNAVKTILGEPVIIEKEGQYNFTEVNIVGIPSFHDSDGGKKRGKNIIYIIEAEDLRLCHLGDLGHVLTLEQVKAIGDIDVLFVPVGGYFTIDHNQAAKIVEQLGPKCVIPMHYKTEYIDFPISGADEFLRHYPGYEKTQAFSITGKDLDLIPKVVLLELKK; from the coding sequence ATGATAATTCAGTGGCTTGGTCACGCTTGTTTTGCTATTCAATTACAAACTGGTACGACCATAATTACCGATCCATTCGATCAAAGCATTGGTTACCCATTACCTAATCTGGCAGCCGATTATATCACCATCAGTCACCAACACTATGATCACAATGCAGTCAAGACAATACTCGGCGAGCCGGTTATTATTGAAAAAGAAGGGCAATATAACTTCACAGAAGTTAATATCGTCGGGATTCCTTCTTTCCATGATTCAGATGGGGGTAAAAAAAGAGGTAAGAACATTATATATATTATCGAAGCGGAGGATTTAAGGCTCTGTCACCTGGGAGACCTGGGGCATGTTCTCACTTTGGAACAGGTGAAGGCAATCGGAGATATAGATGTGCTTTTCGTCCCCGTCGGCGGCTATTTTACTATTGACCATAATCAGGCTGCCAAGATCGTCGAACAACTCGGCCCTAAATGCGTCATACCAATGCACTACAAAACTGAATATATAGATTTTCCAATTAGCGGAGCAGATGAATTTTTAAGACATTACCCTGGCTATGAGAAAACCCAGGCTTTCTCTATTACTGGCAAAGACCTGGACCTTATACCAAAAGTTGTGCTTTTAGAATTAAAAAAATAG
- a CDS encoding enoyl-CoA hydratase/isomerase family protein: MYSTILVKRTEGIGLLTLNRPDALNALNLLMREEIRLALEELGKDDEVRVVVITGAGRAFCAGGDVKEQTGGFDASSGRERIRNLDRLLMTMVNLEKPIICAVNGVATGAGCNLVLAADLIVAAEEARFSEIFIQIGLIPDFGGMYFLPRLVGLPRAKEMVFTGQMLTAREAKEMGLINRVVPRAELEPVVFELARDIARKSPTAIRLAKSILNRSLSCDLPTLLELEAFAQGICFQSEEHRELLREFLAKRREK, translated from the coding sequence TTGTACAGCACCATTCTAGTTAAACGGACAGAGGGCATTGGTTTGCTCACCTTAAACCGGCCAGACGCGCTTAATGCTCTGAATCTCCTGATGCGGGAAGAAATTCGATTAGCGTTAGAAGAGTTGGGCAAAGATGACGAAGTTCGTGTGGTGGTGATCACCGGTGCTGGTCGGGCATTCTGTGCCGGCGGGGACGTCAAAGAGCAGACGGGTGGTTTCGACGCCAGTTCTGGACGTGAGCGGATTCGCAACCTGGATCGCCTGCTCATGACCATGGTTAACTTAGAAAAACCGATTATCTGCGCTGTTAATGGAGTGGCAACCGGAGCAGGGTGCAATCTGGTCCTGGCTGCAGATCTAATTGTGGCGGCAGAAGAAGCCAGGTTTTCGGAGATCTTTATTCAAATTGGATTAATTCCTGACTTTGGCGGAATGTATTTTCTGCCTCGGTTAGTAGGTCTGCCGCGCGCGAAAGAAATGGTCTTCACCGGTCAAATGCTCACGGCCAGAGAAGCGAAAGAAATGGGGCTAATTAACCGAGTCGTTCCCCGGGCAGAATTGGAACCCGTTGTGTTCGAATTAGCTAGGGACATCGCCCGAAAATCGCCAACGGCGATTAGATTAGCCAAGTCGATTCTCAACCGCAGCCTGAGCTGTGATCTCCCGACATTGCTGGAACTGGAAGCATTCGCGCAGGGGATCTGCTTCCAATCTGAAGAACATCGCGAGCTATTGCGGGAATTCCTGGCAAAACGAAGGGAGAAATAA
- a CDS encoding butyryl-CoA:acetate CoA-transferase, with amino-acid sequence MGLLEMYRQKLVTAEQAAAVVKSGDWVEYGFALGAPVEFDRALAQRKEELFDVKFRSCCSLWPIAVMEADPDGEHFVWNSWHFSGRDRALYDRGSAYYIPFKFNELPRLTRQEVEPIDVFVCQVCPMDKHGFFNFGPQVTNHMALVEKARVVIVEVNHSLPRVRGGREEVVHISDVDMIIEGNNPSLPEIPPAPITPVDEAVARLIVEEMADGACLQLGIGGMPNAVGAMIAQSDLKDLGVHTEMLVDSFVDLYLAGKITGVRKNIDRYKMVMTFAAGTKKLYDFIDDNPVIAAYPVDYTNHPATIAQLDNMVAINNAVEVDLFGQICSESSGIHHISGTGGQLDFVQGAYDSRGGKAFICLSSTYTTKNGAVKSRIRPILTPGGIVTDPRTATHYLVTEYGKVNLKGKTTWQRAEAIIGIAHPNFRDELIKEAEKMKIWRRTNKI; translated from the coding sequence ATGGGACTCTTAGAAATGTATCGACAAAAACTGGTTACAGCCGAACAAGCTGCTGCTGTGGTTAAATCTGGCGACTGGGTTGAGTATGGCTTTGCTCTTGGCGCCCCGGTTGAGTTCGACCGGGCGTTGGCCCAGCGCAAAGAGGAATTGTTTGACGTCAAGTTCCGAAGCTGTTGTAGTTTATGGCCGATCGCGGTGATGGAGGCGGATCCTGACGGTGAACACTTTGTCTGGAACAGCTGGCACTTCAGCGGGCGAGACCGAGCTTTATATGATCGGGGCTCAGCGTACTACATTCCCTTCAAGTTCAATGAATTACCCCGGTTAACACGACAAGAAGTCGAACCAATCGATGTTTTTGTCTGCCAGGTGTGCCCCATGGACAAACATGGCTTCTTTAATTTCGGTCCGCAGGTAACCAACCACATGGCTCTCGTAGAAAAAGCCCGGGTGGTCATCGTAGAAGTCAACCACAGTCTGCCCCGGGTGAGAGGAGGACGGGAAGAGGTCGTCCATATTTCAGATGTCGATATGATTATTGAAGGCAACAACCCCAGTCTACCGGAGATCCCCCCAGCGCCGATCACGCCGGTAGATGAAGCGGTGGCCCGGTTGATCGTTGAAGAAATGGCTGATGGGGCTTGTCTGCAACTCGGAATCGGCGGAATGCCCAATGCCGTTGGCGCGATGATCGCCCAATCCGACCTCAAAGACCTGGGTGTTCATACCGAGATGCTGGTCGACTCGTTCGTCGATCTGTACCTGGCCGGAAAAATCACCGGGGTAAGGAAAAATATCGACCGGTACAAGATGGTCATGACTTTTGCCGCCGGGACCAAAAAGCTCTACGATTTTATTGACGACAACCCGGTGATTGCCGCCTACCCCGTAGATTACACCAATCACCCAGCCACGATCGCCCAGTTGGATAATATGGTGGCGATTAATAACGCGGTCGAAGTTGACCTCTTTGGGCAGATCTGTTCGGAGTCTAGCGGGATTCACCACATTAGTGGGACCGGGGGTCAGCTTGATTTTGTCCAGGGTGCGTATGATTCAAGGGGGGGTAAAGCTTTTATCTGCCTTTCATCGACATACACGACTAAAAACGGTGCGGTTAAATCAAGAATTCGGCCCATTCTTACCCCCGGCGGAATTGTTACCGACCCGCGGACGGCCACTCACTATTTGGTCACGGAGTACGGGAAAGTAAATCTGAAAGGGAAAACGACCTGGCAACGCGCAGAAGCAATTATCGGGATTGCCCACCCTAATTTTCGCGACGAACTCATTAAAGAAGCAGAAAAGATGAAGATCTGGCGGCGGACTAACAAGATCTAA